The following proteins come from a genomic window of Streptomyces sp. NBC_01716:
- the coaA gene encoding type I pantothenate kinase: MITPSSSAHPRSAQRRAEHGPTPFVDLSRAEWSALRDKTPLPLTAEEVERLRGLGDVIDLDEVRDVYLPLSRLLNLYVQATGRLRGALNTFLKDTGNGHGAQRGTPFVIGVAGSVAVGKSTVARLLQALLARWPEHPRVERVTTDGFLLPMKELQARGLMSRKGFPESYDRRALTRFVADIKAGKDEVTAPVYSHLKYDIVPDEQLTVRRPDILIVEGLNVLQPALPGQDGRTRVGLADFFDFSVYVDARAEDIETWYLNRFRELRQTAFQNPSSYFRKYTQVSEEEALDYARTTWRTVNRLNLLENVAPTRSRATLVLRKGADHKVQRLSLRKL, translated from the coding sequence GTGATCACACCGTCTTCGTCAGCACACCCACGGAGCGCCCAGCGGCGCGCCGAGCACGGGCCGACCCCCTTCGTCGACCTCAGCCGCGCCGAGTGGAGCGCGCTGCGCGACAAGACCCCGCTGCCGCTCACCGCCGAGGAGGTCGAGCGGCTGCGCGGGCTCGGGGACGTCATCGATCTGGACGAGGTACGGGACGTCTATCTGCCGCTCTCCCGGCTGCTCAATCTGTACGTGCAGGCCACCGGCCGGCTCCGGGGCGCGCTCAACACCTTCCTCAAGGACACCGGCAACGGCCACGGCGCCCAGCGCGGCACCCCCTTCGTCATAGGCGTCGCCGGAAGCGTGGCCGTCGGCAAGTCGACCGTCGCCCGGCTCCTCCAGGCGCTGCTCGCCCGCTGGCCCGAGCACCCGCGCGTGGAGCGCGTGACCACCGACGGGTTCCTGCTGCCGATGAAGGAGCTCCAGGCGCGCGGTCTGATGTCACGCAAGGGCTTCCCGGAGTCGTACGACCGCCGGGCCCTGACCCGCTTCGTCGCCGACATCAAGGCCGGCAAGGACGAGGTGACGGCGCCCGTCTACTCACATCTGAAGTACGACATCGTGCCGGACGAGCAGCTGACCGTACGGCGCCCCGACATCCTCATCGTCGAGGGCCTGAACGTCCTCCAGCCGGCCCTCCCCGGCCAGGACGGCCGTACCCGCGTCGGTCTGGCCGACTTCTTCGACTTCAGCGTGTACGTCGACGCGCGCGCCGAGGACATCGAGACCTGGTATCTGAACCGGTTCCGCGAACTGCGCCAGACGGCCTTCCAGAACCCGTCCTCGTACTTCCGCAAGTACACCCAGGTCTCGGAGGAAGAAGCTCTCGACTACGCGCGCACCACCTGGCGCACCGTCAACCGGCTCAATCTCCTGGAGAACGTGGCACCCACCCGCAGCCGTGCCACCCTGGTCCTCCGGAAGGGCGCCGACCACAAGGTCCAGCGCCTGTCCCTCCGTAAACTCTGA
- a CDS encoding DUF389 domain-containing protein — protein MLHLRLIVPADLTDRVVSTLERTVGTTHLVVVPGAARDPAGDLVLCDVAREAGDGLIAELRKLGVDEKGSIAADNIGLSLSRRADQAEEDSPGEGVDAVLWEQLADATHEESTLSVTYLAFLTLATMIAACGVVLDNAILIVGAMAVGPEFGPLAGLCTAVVRRSARLALRSVAALLVGFAAAMVLTTGFSLLMNAFGLFHRSMLEADRPNTSFIFNPDLFSLVVAVLAGIAGMLSLTSAKSGALVGVAISVTTVPAAANAAVALGYGDLSQVWGSSGQLLINLGGIVAAGTLTLLVQKALWAGGRGKPVPGTVPESH, from the coding sequence GTGCTGCATCTGCGCCTGATAGTCCCCGCCGACCTGACCGACCGCGTCGTGAGCACCCTGGAGCGGACCGTCGGCACCACCCATCTGGTGGTCGTCCCGGGCGCCGCCCGCGACCCGGCGGGTGATCTCGTGCTGTGCGACGTCGCGCGCGAGGCGGGCGACGGGCTCATCGCCGAACTGCGCAAGCTCGGAGTGGACGAGAAGGGCTCGATCGCCGCCGACAACATCGGTCTCTCCCTGTCCAGGCGCGCCGATCAGGCGGAGGAGGACTCCCCCGGCGAGGGCGTCGACGCCGTGCTGTGGGAGCAACTGGCCGACGCGACCCACGAGGAGTCCACCCTCTCGGTCACGTATCTCGCCTTCCTCACCCTCGCGACGATGATCGCCGCCTGCGGTGTGGTCCTGGACAACGCGATCCTGATCGTCGGGGCGATGGCCGTGGGGCCCGAGTTCGGGCCGCTCGCCGGGCTCTGTACGGCGGTGGTACGGCGCTCCGCGCGGCTCGCCCTGCGCTCAGTGGCCGCGCTGCTCGTGGGGTTCGCCGCCGCGATGGTGCTGACGACCGGTTTCAGCCTGCTGATGAACGCCTTCGGCCTCTTCCACAGGTCCATGCTGGAGGCGGACCGCCCGAACACGTCCTTCATCTTCAACCCGGACCTGTTCTCCCTGGTGGTCGCGGTGCTCGCCGGTATCGCCGGCATGCTCTCGCTGACCTCGGCGAAGTCCGGCGCGCTCGTCGGCGTCGCCATCTCGGTGACCACGGTCCCCGCCGCCGCGAACGCCGCCGTCGCCCTCGGTTACGGCGATCTGAGCCAGGTGTGGGGTTCCAGCGGCCAGCTCCTGATCAACCTCGGCGGTATCGTCGCCGCCGGGACGCTCACCCTGCTGGTCCAGAAGGCGCTCTGGGCCGGAGGACGCGGGAAGCCGGTGCCCGGGACGGTGCCCGAGAGCCACTGA
- the glmM gene encoding phosphoglucosamine mutase produces the protein MGRLFGTDGVRGTANADLTAELTLGLSVAAAHVLAEAGTFEGHRATAVVGRDPRASGEFLEAAVVAGLASAGVDVLRVGVLPTPAVAYLTGALGADLGVMLSASHNAMPDNGIKFFARGGHKLADELEDRIEAAYLENTVHRTGAPWARPTGAAVGRVRDYDEGFDQYVAHLIGVLPNRLDGLKIVLDEAHGAAARVSPEAFTRAGAEIVTIGAEPDGLNINDGCGSTHLDLLKAAVVEHGADLGIAHDGDADRCLAVDAAGEEVDGDQILAVLAVAMREAGTLRENAVVGTVMSNLGFKIAMEREGISLVQTAVGDRYVLESMKEHGYALGGEQSGHVIVLDHATTGDGTLTGLMLAARVASTGRSLADLAGVMRRLPQVLINVPDVDKSRVTTSAELATAVSEAEEQLGSTGRVLLRPSGTEPLVRVMVEAADIEQARAVAGRLADVVKSALG, from the coding sequence GTGGGACGACTCTTCGGCACGGACGGCGTGCGCGGTACTGCCAACGCGGATCTGACGGCGGAGCTGACGCTCGGCCTCTCGGTCGCGGCGGCACACGTACTCGCCGAGGCGGGCACGTTCGAGGGCCATCGGGCGACAGCGGTGGTGGGGCGCGATCCGCGCGCCTCGGGTGAGTTCCTGGAGGCCGCCGTGGTGGCGGGTCTCGCGAGCGCGGGCGTGGACGTCCTGCGCGTCGGTGTGCTGCCCACCCCCGCGGTGGCGTATCTCACCGGTGCGCTGGGCGCCGACCTCGGCGTGATGCTCTCCGCGAGCCACAACGCCATGCCGGACAACGGCATCAAGTTCTTCGCGCGCGGCGGTCACAAGCTGGCCGACGAGCTGGAGGACCGGATCGAGGCCGCGTATCTGGAGAACACCGTGCACCGCACGGGTGCCCCGTGGGCGCGGCCGACCGGGGCGGCCGTGGGCCGGGTCCGGGACTACGACGAGGGCTTCGACCAGTACGTCGCGCATCTCATCGGGGTGCTGCCGAACCGGCTCGACGGGCTCAAGATCGTCCTGGACGAGGCGCACGGCGCCGCGGCCCGCGTGTCGCCGGAGGCGTTCACGCGCGCCGGCGCCGAGATCGTCACGATCGGCGCCGAGCCGGACGGCCTGAACATCAACGACGGCTGCGGCTCCACCCATCTGGACCTGCTGAAGGCCGCGGTCGTCGAGCACGGCGCGGACCTCGGCATCGCGCACGACGGCGACGCGGACCGCTGTCTGGCCGTGGACGCGGCGGGCGAGGAGGTCGACGGCGACCAGATCCTCGCGGTGCTGGCCGTCGCGATGCGCGAGGCGGGGACGCTGCGCGAGAACGCGGTCGTGGGGACGGTGATGTCCAACCTCGGCTTCAAGATCGCGATGGAGCGTGAGGGCATCAGCCTCGTACAGACGGCGGTCGGCGACCGTTACGTGCTGGAGTCGATGAAGGAGCACGGTTACGCGCTCGGCGGCGAGCAGTCCGGGCATGTCATCGTCCTCGACCACGCGACGACCGGCGACGGCACGCTGACCGGCCTGATGCTGGCGGCGCGCGTGGCGAGCACGGGCCGTTCGCTGGCGGACCTGGCGGGCGTGATGCGGCGCCTGCCGCAGGTGCTGATCAATGTGCCGGACGTGGACAAGTCGCGCGTCACGACATCGGCGGAGCTGGCGACGGCGGTGTCGGAGGCGGAGGAACAGCTCGGTTCGACGGGCCGGGTGCTGCTGCGGCCTTCGGGCACGGAGCCGCTGGTACGGGTGATGGTGGAGGCGGCCGACATCGAACAGGCGCGCGCGGTGGCGGGGCGCCTGGCGGACGTGGTGAAGTCGGCGCTGGGGTAA
- the rpsI gene encoding 30S ribosomal protein S9 — MAETTAETPVDAPEGEETFAEVTTFESETPVEGEYTSESLASRFGDPQPAAGLGRRKNAIARVRIVPGTGKWKINGRTLEDYFPNKVHQQAVNEPFKVLELDNRYDVVARISGGGVSGQAGALRLGVARSLNEADVDNNRAPLKKAGFLSRDDRAVERKKAGLKKARKAPQYSKR, encoded by the coding sequence GTGGCCGAGACCACCGCAGAGACCCCCGTCGACGCCCCCGAGGGCGAGGAGACGTTCGCCGAGGTGACGACCTTCGAGTCGGAGACCCCCGTCGAGGGTGAGTACACCTCCGAGTCGCTGGCTTCCCGCTTCGGCGACCCCCAGCCGGCCGCCGGCCTGGGCCGTCGCAAGAACGCCATCGCCCGCGTCCGGATCGTTCCGGGCACCGGCAAGTGGAAGATCAACGGGCGCACCCTTGAGGACTACTTCCCCAACAAGGTGCACCAGCAGGCTGTCAACGAGCCCTTCAAGGTGCTCGAACTCGACAACCGCTACGACGTCGTCGCCCGTATCTCGGGTGGCGGCGTCTCCGGCCAGGCCGGCGCGCTGCGCCTCGGTGTGGCCCGCTCGCTGAACGAGGCGGACGTGGACAACAACCGCGCCCCGCTGAAGAAGGCCGGCTTCCTCAGCCGTGACGACCGCGCGGTCGAGCGCAAGAAGGCCGGTCTCAAGAAGGCCCGCAAGGCGCCGCAGTACAGCAAGCGCTAA
- the rplM gene encoding 50S ribosomal protein L13, translated as MRTYSPKPGDVTRQWHIIDAQDIVLGRLATTAANLLRGKHKPTYAPHMDMGDFVVIINAEKVHLSGNKKTQKMAYRHSGYPGGLRSVRYDELLAKSPEKAVEKAIKGMIPKNTLGRQMLSKLKVYAGDQHPHAAQQPVPFEITQVAQ; from the coding sequence GTGCGTACGTACAGCCCCAAGCCCGGCGATGTCACGCGCCAGTGGCACATCATCGACGCGCAGGACATCGTCCTGGGCCGTCTGGCGACTACGGCAGCGAACCTCCTCCGGGGCAAGCACAAGCCGACCTACGCCCCGCACATGGACATGGGCGACTTCGTCGTCATCATCAACGCCGAGAAGGTCCACCTCTCCGGCAACAAGAAGACCCAGAAGATGGCGTACCGCCACTCCGGCTACCCGGGTGGTCTGCGTTCCGTCCGCTACGACGAGCTGCTCGCGAAGAGCCCCGAGAAGGCTGTGGAAAAGGCCATCAAGGGCATGATCCCCAAGAACACCCTGGGCCGTCAGATGCTCTCGAAGCTGAAGGTGTACGCGGGGGACCAGCACCCGCACGCCGCCCAGCAGCCGGTCCCGTTCGAGATCACCCAGGTCGCGCAGTAA
- a CDS encoding ABC-F family ATP-binding cassette domain-containing protein, with amino-acid sequence MRSMGHLEAAHLEYYLPDGRVLLGDASFRVGEGAVVALVGANGAGKTTLLRLIAGELQPHGGTVTVSGGLGVMSQFVGSVRDDRTVRDLLVSVAQPRIREAARAVDEAEHLIMTVDDEAAQMGYAQALSDWAEARGYEAETLWDVCTTAALGVPYEKAQFRALTTLSGGEQKRLVLEALLRGPDEVLLLDEPDNYLDVPGKRWLEERLKETRKTVLFVSHDRELLARAAEKIVSVEPGPAGSDVWVHGAGFGTYHEARRERFARFEELKRRWDEEHARLKALVHRLRQQAAISPDMASRYRAMQTRFKKFEEAGPPPEPPREQDIRMRLKGGRTGVRAVTCENLELTGLMKPFSLEIFYGERVAVLGSNGSGKSHFLRLLAGDPSVAHTGRWKLGARVVPGHFAQTHAHPELLGRTLVDILWTEHAKDRGGAMSVLRRYELERQGDQPFEKLSGGQQARFQVLLLELGGTTALLLDEPTDNLDLESAEALQDGLEAYEGTVLAVTHDRWFAKSFDRYLVFGSDGVVRETAEPVWDERRVVRAR; translated from the coding sequence ATGCGGAGCATGGGACATCTAGAGGCCGCGCATCTGGAGTACTACCTACCGGACGGACGGGTGCTTCTCGGCGATGCCTCGTTCCGGGTCGGCGAGGGCGCCGTCGTGGCGCTCGTGGGAGCCAACGGCGCGGGTAAGACGACGCTGCTGCGGCTGATCGCCGGGGAGCTCCAGCCGCACGGCGGCACGGTGACGGTCAGCGGCGGGCTCGGTGTCATGTCGCAGTTCGTGGGCTCGGTGCGCGACGACCGTACGGTCCGTGACCTGCTGGTCTCGGTCGCGCAGCCACGGATCCGCGAGGCGGCCCGCGCGGTGGACGAGGCCGAGCACCTGATCATGACGGTCGACGACGAGGCCGCGCAGATGGGGTACGCGCAGGCGCTCAGCGACTGGGCGGAGGCGCGTGGGTACGAGGCCGAGACCCTGTGGGACGTGTGCACGACGGCCGCGCTGGGTGTCCCGTACGAGAAGGCGCAGTTCCGCGCGCTGACCACGCTGTCGGGCGGCGAGCAGAAACGGCTGGTGCTGGAGGCGCTGCTGCGCGGGCCCGACGAGGTCCTGCTGCTGGACGAGCCGGACAACTACCTCGACGTACCGGGGAAGCGGTGGCTGGAGGAGCGGCTCAAAGAGACGCGCAAGACTGTGCTGTTCGTCTCCCACGACCGGGAGTTGCTGGCCAGGGCGGCGGAGAAGATCGTGAGCGTGGAGCCGGGCCCGGCCGGGTCGGACGTGTGGGTGCACGGCGCCGGCTTCGGTACGTATCACGAGGCCCGGCGCGAGCGCTTCGCGCGCTTCGAGGAGCTGAAGCGGCGCTGGGACGAGGAGCACGCGCGGCTGAAGGCGCTGGTGCACCGGCTGCGGCAGCAGGCGGCGATCAGCCCCGACATGGCGTCGCGCTATCGCGCCATGCAGACGCGTTTCAAGAAGTTCGAGGAGGCCGGGCCGCCGCCTGAGCCGCCGCGCGAGCAGGACATCCGGATGCGGCTCAAGGGCGGACGTACCGGCGTACGGGCGGTGACCTGCGAGAATCTGGAGCTGACCGGTCTGATGAAGCCGTTCTCGCTGGAGATCTTCTACGGCGAGCGGGTCGCGGTCCTGGGGTCGAACGGCTCCGGCAAGTCGCACTTCCTGCGGCTGCTCGCGGGCGACCCGTCGGTCGCGCACACGGGCAGGTGGAAGCTGGGCGCGCGCGTCGTGCCAGGCCACTTCGCGCAGACGCACGCCCATCCGGAGCTGCTGGGACGGACCCTGGTCGACATCCTGTGGACCGAGCACGCGAAGGACCGGGGCGGCGCGATGAGCGTGCTGCGGCGCTACGAGCTGGAGCGGCAGGGGGACCAGCCCTTCGAAAAGCTGTCGGGCGGGCAGCAGGCACGCTTCCAGGTCCTGCTGCTGGAGCTGGGCGGGACGACGGCGCTGCTGCTGGACGAGCCGACGGACAACCTGGACCTGGAGTCGGCGGAGGCCCTTCAGGACGGGCTTGAGGCGTACGAGGGGACGGTGCTCGCCGTCACGCACGACCGGTGGTTCGCCAAGTCCTTCGACCGCTATCTGGTCTTCGGGTCGGACGGGGTGGTGCGGGAGACGGCGGAGCCGGTGTGGGACGAGCGGCGGGTGGTGCGGGCGCGGTAG
- the truA gene encoding tRNA pseudouridine(38-40) synthase TruA: MSEDIEGAAPGFVRVRLDLSYDGKDFSGWARQATRRTVQGDIEDALKVVTRSARAYELTVAGRTDAGVHARGQVAHVDLPVELWAEHREKLLRRLAGRLAHDVRVWRVEEAPPGFNARFSAVWRRYAYRVTDDPGGVDPLLRGHVLWHDWALDVDAMNAASAGLLGEHDFVAYCKRREGATTIRTLQRLEWERDAHGVVTATVRADAFCHNMVRSLVGALLFVGDGHRPVEWPAKVLAAGVRDSAVHVVRPHGLTLEEVGYPADDQLAERNRLARNKRTLPAAGGTGTGATTSLVDGCGGCC, translated from the coding sequence GTGAGTGAGGACATCGAGGGGGCGGCGCCCGGGTTCGTACGGGTGCGGCTGGACCTCAGTTACGACGGGAAGGACTTCTCCGGCTGGGCGCGGCAGGCCACCCGGCGGACCGTCCAGGGGGACATCGAGGACGCGCTGAAGGTGGTGACACGGTCCGCGCGGGCGTACGAGCTGACCGTCGCGGGGCGGACCGACGCGGGCGTGCACGCGCGCGGCCAGGTCGCGCACGTCGACCTGCCCGTCGAGCTGTGGGCCGAGCACCGGGAGAAGCTGCTGCGGCGCCTCGCGGGGCGCCTCGCGCACGATGTGCGGGTGTGGCGGGTCGAGGAGGCCCCACCGGGCTTCAACGCCCGTTTCTCGGCGGTCTGGCGGCGCTACGCCTACCGCGTCACCGACGACCCCGGCGGCGTCGACCCGCTGCTGCGCGGTCATGTCCTGTGGCACGACTGGGCGTTGGACGTGGACGCGATGAACGCCGCGTCGGCGGGGCTGCTCGGGGAGCACGACTTCGTCGCGTACTGCAAGAGGCGAGAGGGCGCGACGACCATCCGTACGCTCCAGCGGCTGGAGTGGGAGCGGGACGCGCACGGCGTCGTCACCGCGACCGTGCGCGCCGACGCCTTCTGCCACAACATGGTGCGCTCGCTGGTGGGCGCGCTGCTGTTCGTCGGCGACGGGCACCGGCCCGTGGAGTGGCCGGCGAAGGTGCTGGCCGCCGGGGTGCGGGACTCGGCCGTCCATGTCGTACGGCCCCATGGACTCACCCTGGAGGAGGTCGGCTACCCGGCCGACGACCAGCTCGCCGAGCGCAACCGGCTGGCCCGCAACAAGCGGACCCTGCCGGCTGCCGGGGGGACGGGCACGGGTGCTACGACGTCACTGGTCGACGGGTGCGGTGGCTGCTGCTGA
- the rplQ gene encoding 50S ribosomal protein L17, which produces MPKPAKGARLGGSAAHERLLLANLAKALFEHGKITTTEAKARRLRPVAERLVTKAKKGDIHNRRLVLQTITDKSIVHTLFTEIAPRYENRPGGYTRITKIGPRRGDNAPMAVIELVEALTVAQKATGEAEAATKRAVKEDALKKEADSTEDAPVEDAKAVETEAKTEAKDEAKDESKDA; this is translated from the coding sequence ATGCCGAAGCCCGCCAAGGGTGCCCGTCTGGGCGGCAGCGCCGCGCACGAGCGGCTGCTTCTCGCGAACCTCGCGAAGGCGCTGTTCGAGCACGGCAAGATCACGACGACCGAGGCCAAGGCCCGCCGGCTGCGTCCGGTCGCCGAGCGTCTGGTCACCAAGGCGAAGAAGGGCGACATCCACAACCGTCGCCTCGTTCTCCAGACGATCACGGACAAGAGCATCGTGCACACGCTCTTCACCGAGATCGCTCCGCGGTACGAGAACCGCCCCGGTGGCTACACCCGTATCACCAAGATCGGTCCCCGTCGTGGCGACAACGCCCCGATGGCGGTCATCGAGCTGGTCGAGGCCCTGACCGTGGCGCAGAAGGCCACCGGTGAGGCCGAGGCCGCGACGAAGCGCGCCGTCAAGGAAGACGCCCTCAAGAAGGAGGCGGACTCCACGGAGGACGCCCCCGTCGAGGACGCCAAGGCGGTCGAGACCGAGGCCAAGACCGAGGCCAAGGACGAGGCCAAGGACGAGTCCAAGGACGCCTGA
- a CDS encoding DNA-directed RNA polymerase subunit alpha, with protein sequence MLIAQRPSLTEEVVDEYRSRFVIEPLEPGFGYTLGNSLRRTLLSSIPGAAVTSIRIDGVLHEFTTVPGVKEDVTDLILNIKQLVVSSEHDEPVVMYLRKQGPGLVTAADIAPPAGVEVHNPDLVLATLNGKGKLEMELTVERGRGYVSAVQNKQVGQEIGRIPVDSIYSPVLKVTYKVEATRVEQRTDFDKLIVDVETKQAMRPRDAMASAGKTLVELFGLARELNIDAEGIDMGPSPTDAALAADLALPIEELELTVRSYNCLKREGIHSVGELVARSEADLLDIRNFGAKSIDEVKAKLAGMGLALKDSPPGFDPTAAADAFGADDDADAGFVETEQY encoded by the coding sequence ATGCTTATCGCTCAGCGTCCGTCGCTGACCGAAGAGGTCGTCGACGAATACCGTTCGCGGTTCGTGATCGAGCCCCTGGAGCCGGGTTTCGGCTACACGCTCGGTAACTCTCTGCGCCGTACGCTCCTCTCCTCGATCCCCGGAGCCGCTGTCACCAGCATCCGGATCGACGGGGTCCTGCACGAGTTCACCACCGTGCCGGGCGTCAAGGAGGACGTCACCGACCTCATCCTCAACATCAAGCAGCTGGTCGTCTCCTCGGAGCACGACGAGCCGGTCGTGATGTACCTGCGCAAGCAGGGCCCCGGCCTGGTCACCGCCGCCGACATCGCGCCTCCGGCCGGTGTCGAGGTCCACAACCCGGACCTCGTGCTGGCGACGCTGAACGGCAAGGGCAAGCTGGAGATGGAGCTGACCGTCGAGCGCGGTCGCGGCTACGTCTCCGCCGTCCAGAACAAGCAGGTGGGCCAGGAGATCGGCCGTATCCCGGTCGACTCGATCTACTCGCCGGTGCTCAAGGTCACGTACAAGGTCGAGGCGACCCGTGTCGAGCAGCGCACCGACTTCGACAAGCTGATCGTCGACGTCGAGACCAAGCAGGCCATGCGCCCCCGCGACGCCATGGCGTCCGCCGGCAAGACGCTGGTCGAGCTGTTCGGTCTGGCGCGCGAGCTCAACATCGACGCCGAGGGCATCGACATGGGCCCGTCGCCGACGGACGCGGCGCTCGCCGCGGATCTGGCGCTGCCGATCGAGGAGCTGGAGCTCACCGTCCGGTCGTACAACTGCCTCAAGCGCGAGGGCATCCACTCCGTGGGTGAGCTCGTGGCGCGGTCCGAGGCGGACCTGCTCGACATCCGTAACTTCGGCGCCAAGTCGATCGACGAGGTCAAGGCGAAGCTGGCCGGCATGGGCCTGGCCCTCAAGGACAGCCCGCCCGGATTCGACCCCACCGCCGCCGCTGACGCGTTCGGCGCGGACGACGACGCGGACGCGGGTTTCGTGGAGACCGAGCAGTACTAG
- the rpsK gene encoding 30S ribosomal protein S11: MPPKGRQGAAKKVRRKEKKNVAHGHAHIKSTFNNTIVSITDPSGNVISWASAGHVGFKGSRKSTPFAAQMAAESAARRAQEHGMRKVDVFVKGPGSGRETAIRSLQATGLEVGSIQDVTPTPHNGCRPPKRRRV; this comes from the coding sequence ATGCCCCCCAAGGGTCGTCAGGGCGCTGCCAAGAAGGTGCGCCGCAAGGAAAAGAAGAACGTCGCTCACGGGCACGCCCACATCAAGAGCACGTTCAACAACACCATCGTCTCGATCACCGACCCCTCGGGCAACGTGATCTCCTGGGCCTCCGCCGGCCACGTCGGCTTCAAGGGCTCGCGCAAGTCCACCCCCTTCGCCGCGCAGATGGCCGCCGAGTCGGCCGCCCGCCGGGCGCAGGAGCACGGCATGCGCAAGGTCGACGTCTTCGTCAAGGGTCCCGGCTCCGGCCGTGAGACCGCGATCCGCTCGCTCCAGGCCACGGGCCTGGAGGTGGGTTCGATCCAGGACGTCACCCCCACCCCGCACAACGGCTGCCGCCCCCCGAAGCGTCGCCGCGTTTGA
- the rpsM gene encoding 30S ribosomal protein S13, with protein MARLAGVDLPREKRVEVALTYVFGIGRTRSKEALAATGVDPNVRVRDLAEDDLVKLREYVDGNLKTEGDLRREIQADIRRKVEIGCYQGLRHRRGLPVHGQRTSTNARTRKGPRRAIAGKKKPGKK; from the coding sequence ATGGCACGCCTCGCAGGCGTTGACCTCCCGCGCGAAAAGCGCGTCGAGGTCGCCCTCACCTATGTCTTCGGCATCGGGCGCACCCGGTCCAAGGAAGCCCTCGCCGCCACCGGCGTCGACCCCAACGTGCGCGTCCGCGACCTCGCCGAGGATGACCTCGTCAAGCTCCGCGAGTACGTGGACGGCAACCTCAAGACCGAGGGTGACCTCCGTCGCGAGATCCAGGCCGACATCCGCCGCAAGGTCGAGATCGGCTGCTACCAGGGTCTGCGCCACCGTCGCGGCCTGCCGGTCCACGGCCAGCGCACGAGCACGAACGCCCGTACCCGCAAGGGTCCGCGTCGCGCCATCGCCGGCAAGAAGAAGCCGGGCAAGAAGTAG
- the rpmJ gene encoding 50S ribosomal protein L36 encodes MKVKPSVKKICDKCKVIRRHGRVMVICDNLRHKQRQG; translated from the coding sequence ATGAAGGTCAAGCCGAGCGTCAAGAAGATCTGCGACAAGTGCAAGGTGATCCGCCGCCACGGTCGGGTCATGGTCATCTGTGACAACCTGCGCCACAAGCAGCGCCAGGGCTGA
- the infA gene encoding translation initiation factor IF-1: MAKKQGAIEIEGTVIESLPNAMFKVELQNGHKVLAHISGKMRMHYIRILPDDRVVVELSPYDLTRGRIVYRYK, translated from the coding sequence GTGGCCAAGAAGCAAGGTGCCATCGAAATTGAGGGCACCGTGATCGAGTCTCTCCCGAACGCCATGTTCAAGGTGGAGCTCCAGAACGGTCACAAGGTCCTCGCGCACATCAGTGGCAAGATGCGGATGCACTACATCCGAATCCTTCCCGATGACCGGGTAGTGGTGGAGCTGTCTCCCTACGACCTGACGCGTGGCCGGATCGTCTACCGATACAAGTAG
- the map gene encoding type I methionyl aminopeptidase translates to MVEIKTPEQIAKMREAGLVVAAIHAATGEAAVPGATTKDLDEVARKVLADHGAKPNFLGYGGFPATICTSVNEVVVHGIPDTTTVLKDGDIISIDAGAIVDGWHGDAAFTAFVGGGHAPELIELSRVTEGSMWAGIAAMRGGARLVDVSRAIETYIRRQPKPGGGKYGIVEDYGGHGIGTQMHMDPHLLNYVSRKRGKGPKLVPGFCLAIEPMVSLGTPHTEVLSDEWTVITTDGTWSSHWEHSVALTEDGPLVLTAVDGGKAKLAELGVTAAPDPLA, encoded by the coding sequence ATGGTGGAGATCAAGACCCCCGAGCAGATCGCGAAGATGCGCGAGGCCGGGCTGGTCGTCGCCGCGATCCACGCGGCCACCGGCGAGGCCGCGGTGCCCGGCGCCACCACGAAGGACCTGGACGAGGTCGCGCGCAAGGTCCTCGCCGACCATGGCGCGAAGCCCAACTTCCTCGGTTACGGCGGGTTCCCCGCGACGATCTGCACCTCGGTCAACGAGGTGGTGGTGCACGGGATCCCGGACACCACGACCGTACTGAAGGACGGCGACATCATCTCGATCGACGCCGGCGCGATCGTGGACGGCTGGCACGGCGACGCGGCCTTCACGGCGTTCGTGGGCGGCGGTCACGCCCCGGAGCTGATCGAGCTCTCGCGCGTGACGGAGGGGTCGATGTGGGCGGGGATCGCGGCGATGCGCGGCGGTGCCCGGCTGGTCGACGTCTCGCGGGCGATCGAGACGTACATCCGCCGCCAGCCGAAGCCGGGCGGCGGCAAGTACGGCATCGTCGAGGACTACGGCGGCCACGGCATCGGCACCCAGATGCACATGGACCCGCATCTGCTGAACTACGTCTCCCGCAAGCGCGGCAAGGGCCCGAAGCTGGTCCCCGGCTTCTGCCTGGCGATCGAGCCGATGGTCTCGCTCGGCACGCCGCACACGGAGGTCCTGTCCGACGAGTGGACGGTCATCACGACCGACGGCACGTGGTCCTCGCACTGGGAGCACTCGGTGGCCCTGACGGAGGACGGCCCCCTGGTCCTGACGGCGGTCGACGGCGGTAAAGCGAAGCTGGCGGAGCTGGGTGTCACGGCCGCGCCGGACCCGCTGGCGTGA